A genomic region of Ktedonobacteraceae bacterium contains the following coding sequences:
- a CDS encoding protein kinase, protein MLALEGRQLGNYDVVRRIRVGGMGAVYEGRQRTAFGRRVAIKVILGNYASDREMRRRFAREAQTIAQLHHPHILPLIEFGDERGLLYLVMPFIEGGTLTSYLRHALPDLNEVAAIFLQLLDAVEYAHDEGLIHRDIKSSNVLLDLRRSGPPYVYLADFGLVRTSQQAEMEQQGRPIPLEQVPGTPHYMAPEQTRGIVTTSTDIYALGVLLYQMLVGELPYNDPDEVKVIKMHLYAPVPSPCDLDASIPFELGEVVQTAMAKRPEARYSSVAELREAFLASLKEPVATIDEDDQPFEDIAPPLQRHVSVPLVEPEPQQMPPPAPVPVQRPQPRRLVRPISRGMQQIGQRARASMKVRKRRFALTVTAATLVPALLLLVLVIPRVFGFSLIPAAVPIQSASPDATILVTLQSKTLQNTFILTASPHTQQPDAATRVIPDHIVQATSTDSRTVQTTGEKTLPGTRGSGTILFDNSSHTDVFVTQGTTFTASSGVQIMVTQSVNVPGRHNGQDGTATAPGQAVQAGAAGNIQAGALNTNCCNGQVTVSNPAPFEGGTDSQQVHIVTQADIDGVTNALSGQLRQQAMKQLQSQLAAGDQEAGQPSFTTKAVADNPVGAQANQVTVQVSIAATALVYNVNIADQIAEQLLSKQAAQDPGKDYHLSKGSISFVGPIGVQQAQNDMLYLSVTVHGLWIYNITNQQVDTWRQEIKGLTPAQATVYLSSQPGVISVQIQLPFGTDHLPVSANQIRVQLGTK, encoded by the coding sequence ATGCTCGCTCTGGAAGGCAGGCAACTCGGAAATTATGATGTGGTCCGGCGCATTCGAGTAGGCGGGATGGGCGCTGTCTACGAGGGTAGGCAGCGCACGGCCTTTGGACGGCGCGTTGCTATCAAGGTCATTCTTGGCAACTATGCATCTGATCGCGAGATGCGCCGTCGCTTTGCGCGCGAGGCGCAGACCATCGCGCAGCTGCATCATCCTCATATCCTGCCCCTGATCGAGTTTGGTGATGAACGGGGCCTCCTGTATCTTGTCATGCCGTTTATCGAGGGCGGAACGCTCACGAGCTACCTGCGCCACGCGCTGCCCGATTTGAATGAGGTCGCGGCCATTTTCCTGCAACTATTGGATGCTGTAGAGTATGCGCACGACGAGGGACTGATTCACCGCGATATCAAATCTTCGAACGTCCTGCTAGACTTGCGCCGCAGTGGGCCTCCATATGTCTACCTGGCGGATTTCGGCCTGGTGCGCACATCGCAGCAAGCGGAAATGGAGCAACAGGGCAGGCCAATTCCCCTCGAGCAAGTGCCCGGCACTCCCCACTATATGGCTCCTGAGCAGACACGCGGCATCGTTACGACTTCAACCGATATCTATGCGCTGGGTGTCTTGCTGTATCAGATGCTGGTAGGAGAACTGCCCTATAACGACCCGGATGAGGTGAAGGTCATCAAAATGCACCTGTACGCGCCTGTACCTTCACCGTGCGATCTTGACGCTTCGATCCCTTTTGAACTGGGTGAGGTAGTGCAGACCGCCATGGCCAAGAGGCCGGAGGCGCGCTATAGCAGTGTGGCCGAGTTGCGAGAGGCTTTCCTGGCATCCCTAAAAGAACCTGTTGCGACCATTGATGAGGATGACCAGCCTTTTGAAGATATTGCTCCCCCGCTTCAACGCCATGTCTCAGTGCCGCTGGTTGAACCGGAGCCGCAACAAATGCCACCCCCTGCACCCGTTCCTGTGCAGCGTCCCCAGCCCAGGCGCCTGGTCCGACCTATTTCAAGGGGAATGCAACAAATCGGTCAGCGTGCCAGAGCTTCTATGAAGGTGAGGAAGAGACGTTTCGCGCTCACGGTAACGGCCGCAACGCTGGTTCCTGCGCTGCTTTTACTTGTACTGGTCATACCGCGGGTATTTGGTTTCAGCCTGATTCCGGCGGCGGTACCGATTCAGAGCGCCTCACCAGATGCAACCATTTTAGTCACGCTTCAAAGCAAGACGTTGCAAAATACGTTCATTTTGACGGCTTCTCCTCACACGCAGCAGCCGGACGCTGCGACACGCGTGATTCCTGACCATATCGTACAGGCCACGAGTACGGATAGTCGTACCGTCCAGACCACGGGTGAGAAAACGCTTCCTGGGACGCGCGGAAGTGGCACGATCTTGTTCGATAATAGCAGCCATACAGATGTGTTTGTGACCCAGGGAACGACTTTTACGGCCAGTTCAGGCGTACAAATCATGGTGACGCAGTCGGTAAACGTGCCGGGACGCCATAATGGACAGGATGGCACGGCTACGGCCCCTGGTCAGGCCGTCCAGGCGGGTGCTGCCGGAAATATCCAGGCAGGCGCGCTCAATACGAATTGCTGCAACGGCCAGGTAACGGTGAGCAATCCCGCGCCTTTTGAGGGTGGGACGGACTCACAGCAGGTACACATAGTGACGCAGGCGGATATTGATGGTGTGACGAATGCTTTAAGCGGGCAACTCCGGCAACAGGCGATGAAACAGCTTCAGAGCCAGCTGGCTGCCGGGGATCAGGAAGCCGGGCAACCCTCTTTTACTACAAAGGCAGTAGCGGATAATCCGGTCGGAGCGCAGGCAAACCAGGTAACGGTACAGGTCAGTATTGCGGCGACGGCTCTGGTATATAACGTGAATATAGCTGATCAGATCGCGGAACAATTGTTGAGTAAACAGGCGGCGCAGGACCCTGGCAAGGATTATCACTTATCAAAAGGTTCGATTTCATTCGTTGGACCAATCGGCGTGCAGCAGGCACAGAACGATATGCTGTATTTGAGTGTAACTGTGCATGGCCTGTGGATTTATAACATCACGAACCAGCAAGTCGATACCTGGCGTCAAGAGATCAAGGGGTTGACGCCTGCTCAGGCCACGGTATATCTATCTTCGCAGCCAGGAGTAATCTCAGTTCAGATTCAATTGCCCTTTGGGACTGATCATCTCCCAGTTTCGGCCAATCAAATTCGCGTTCAGCTTGGGACGAAATAG
- the pckA gene encoding phosphoenolpyruvate carboxykinase (ATP): MTIMMSRKALEEYGLVNLGKIYWNLAPAILVEHALARGEGQLASNGAFDATTGPHTGRSPKDKFIVSNEEYAAKIWWGENNHPLSQENFESVRTSLAAYLQGRDVYVLDAAAGADPDYRMPIQVITELAWHNLFARQLFLRVNENDVASNRPGFTILCVPNFKTDPRIHGTRSNAAIIIDFEERLILIAGTHYAGEMKKSIFTVLNFILPAEGVLPMHCSANVGEAGDVALFFGLSGTGKTSLSADPSRHLIGDDEHGWGDNGVFNFEGGCYAKCINLSQKYEPQIWNAIRFGAVYENVVLKEKTREPDYADDSLTENTRAAYPIDFIEGVVESGMGGHPQAVIFLTADSFGVLPPISKLTTVQAMYYFLSGYTSKLAGTEAGVTTPEATFSPCFGAAFLPLRPGEYANLLRERIEKHNVRCYLINTGWTGGPYGVGERININYTRAMVRAAIGGEVDNVEMETDPVFGLSFPASCPGVPDEVLNPRNTWADKEAYDAQVRNLAERFKKNFQQFILPSDEVRNAGPK, translated from the coding sequence ATGACAATCATGATGAGCCGGAAAGCCCTGGAAGAATATGGATTAGTAAACCTGGGAAAAATTTACTGGAATCTTGCGCCTGCTATCCTGGTCGAGCACGCGCTGGCACGTGGAGAGGGGCAATTAGCATCAAACGGCGCGTTTGATGCTACGACCGGGCCGCATACAGGGCGCTCGCCAAAAGATAAGTTTATCGTTTCAAATGAGGAGTACGCAGCGAAGATCTGGTGGGGTGAAAATAATCACCCGCTGTCGCAGGAGAATTTTGAGTCTGTGCGCACCAGCCTGGCGGCATATTTGCAGGGACGCGATGTCTACGTGCTGGATGCGGCCGCGGGTGCCGACCCGGATTATCGCATGCCGATCCAGGTGATAACGGAACTGGCCTGGCATAACCTCTTCGCCCGCCAACTCTTCCTACGTGTGAATGAGAACGATGTGGCTAGCAACCGGCCAGGCTTCACCATCCTGTGTGTGCCGAATTTTAAGACCGATCCACGTATTCATGGCACGCGCTCGAATGCCGCCATTATTATCGACTTTGAGGAGCGGCTGATTTTGATCGCCGGTACGCATTATGCCGGCGAAATGAAGAAGTCTATATTTACCGTCCTCAATTTCATCCTGCCCGCCGAGGGTGTATTGCCCATGCATTGCTCGGCCAATGTGGGTGAAGCGGGCGATGTGGCGCTGTTCTTCGGCCTGTCGGGCACAGGCAAAACGAGTCTATCAGCCGATCCGAGCCGGCACCTGATCGGTGATGACGAGCATGGTTGGGGAGACAATGGCGTCTTCAACTTCGAGGGTGGATGTTACGCCAAGTGCATTAATCTCTCACAGAAGTATGAGCCACAAATCTGGAATGCGATCCGTTTTGGCGCGGTGTATGAGAATGTCGTACTGAAAGAGAAGACGCGCGAACCGGATTATGCCGATGATTCTTTGACGGAGAATACGCGGGCGGCTTATCCTATCGACTTCATCGAGGGTGTGGTCGAGTCGGGTATGGGCGGGCATCCCCAGGCGGTGATTTTCCTGACCGCCGATTCTTTTGGGGTGCTGCCTCCGATCTCCAAACTGACGACGGTCCAGGCAATGTACTACTTCCTGTCGGGCTATACGAGCAAGCTGGCAGGAACCGAGGCCGGTGTGACGACGCCGGAGGCGACGTTCAGTCCATGCTTCGGGGCCGCTTTCTTGCCGCTGCGTCCTGGCGAGTATGCAAATCTGCTAAGGGAGCGTATCGAGAAGCATAATGTACGCTGCTACCTGATCAATACCGGTTGGACTGGCGGGCCTTATGGCGTTGGCGAGCGTATCAACATCAACTATACACGAGCGATGGTGAGGGCGGCCATCGGTGGCGAGGTGGACAACGTGGAGATGGAGACTGATCCCGTGTTTGGGTTGAGCTTCCCGGCCTCATGTCCAGGTGTGCCGGACGAAGTCCTCAATCCGCGCAATACCTGGGCAGATAAAGAGGCATATGACGCGCAGGTGCGCAACCTGGCCGAGCGCTTCAAAAAGAATTTCCAGCAGTTCATACTGCCCAGCGATGAAGTGAGGAATGCGGGGCCAAAGTAG
- a CDS encoding adenylyl-sulfate kinase, with translation MSQHSEYHIWDLESGWSTIFAQSALSFTLWFTGLPGTGKTSLAHLVQKALLARGYKVEIIDSQVLTHWLNLKLQIHEDIRQDNSHTIGYDAFITYICTILARNGIISITTSVSPYIEARSYAREQIHRFIEVYLHCETGLRQKRVEQSETRFPTEIEALYEPPPSPELSLDTGKDALERAALRLIAYLEQHGYIAPLWEELANDEEIESIKSRLQALGYLE, from the coding sequence ATGTCGCAGCACTCGGAATACCACATATGGGACCTGGAATCCGGCTGGTCGACGATTTTCGCCCAGAGCGCTCTCAGTTTCACGCTCTGGTTTACCGGTCTGCCCGGCACAGGCAAAACTAGCCTGGCACATCTCGTACAGAAAGCGCTGCTAGCGCGCGGTTACAAGGTTGAAATCATCGATTCGCAGGTGCTTACCCACTGGCTCAATCTCAAACTTCAGATACACGAGGATATCCGGCAAGACAATAGCCATACAATCGGCTATGATGCCTTTATCACCTATATTTGCACAATACTGGCGCGTAATGGCATCATAAGCATCACCACTTCGGTATCACCCTATATAGAGGCACGTTCTTACGCCCGCGAGCAGATACATCGCTTCATTGAGGTCTATTTGCATTGTGAAACCGGGTTGAGGCAGAAGCGTGTGGAACAATCGGAGACCAGGTTTCCCACTGAGATAGAAGCCCTCTATGAACCCCCACCATCCCCGGAACTGAGCCTGGACACGGGAAAGGATGCGCTCGAACGCGCCGCATTACGGCTGATCGCCTATCTCGAACAGCATGGCTATATTGCTCCACTCTGGGAAGAGTTGGCCAACGATGAAGAAATCGAAAGTATCAAATCGCGCCTGCAAGCCCTGGGCTACCTGGAATAA
- the murD gene encoding UDP-N-acetylmuramoyl-L-alanine--D-glutamate ligase: MDLRGKRVLIMGLGLHGSGIASARFAAQQGAIVRVTDLRSAEVLAPSIKTLEGLPIEYVLGEHREEDFRWAEVVIRVPGVKKSSPYLRIAREHGAQIEQEIAFFFQACTGRIIGITGTRGKTTTTTLIYEILRATGARTVIGGNVAGVETLSLLPTITPDTLVVLELSSWQLEGLEPHKLSPQVAVMTNIYPDHLDTYADMDEYAAAKANIFRHQHADDLAIFNYDNPWTRRLGEEAVARTWFTSLELGGSFARGSSDIAPFIFTETPLIGKHNLENILLATTTARLLGVPDEIIAATVRSFHGVPHRLEEVAVINGVRFINDSTSTTPVAGRIALEAFDGPIVLVAGGNTKFLPLEDWPRTIVQRCRNVILLKGTGTDELLPVLQQEAEKYGIPDPVCGVFDDFTTAMNEAVSLARPGDVLLFSPGFTSFGMFLNEFDRGDKFVAYVRALK; the protein is encoded by the coding sequence ATGGATTTGCGAGGGAAGCGCGTACTGATTATGGGGTTGGGGTTGCATGGATCGGGGATTGCCTCGGCCCGGTTCGCTGCGCAGCAGGGGGCGATTGTGCGTGTGACCGATTTGAGATCGGCGGAGGTGCTCGCGCCAAGCATAAAGACGCTAGAGGGGTTGCCAATCGAGTATGTGCTTGGAGAACATCGCGAAGAGGATTTTCGCTGGGCCGAGGTTGTCATTCGAGTTCCGGGTGTGAAAAAGTCTTCTCCTTACCTGCGCATCGCTCGCGAACATGGGGCGCAAATTGAGCAGGAGATTGCTTTCTTCTTTCAGGCCTGTACCGGCCGTATCATCGGTATTACCGGCACGCGCGGGAAAACGACGACCACGACACTTATTTATGAGATATTGCGCGCTACTGGTGCCAGGACGGTTATCGGTGGCAACGTGGCCGGTGTTGAAACGCTCTCTCTCTTGCCCACCATTACACCTGATACTCTCGTAGTGCTGGAATTATCGAGCTGGCAACTGGAGGGGCTGGAACCGCATAAGCTCAGTCCACAGGTTGCCGTCATGACCAATATCTATCCCGATCACCTCGATACCTATGCGGACATGGACGAGTATGCCGCGGCCAAGGCAAATATTTTCCGCCATCAACACGCGGATGACCTGGCGATTTTTAACTACGATAATCCCTGGACGCGCCGCCTTGGAGAGGAAGCGGTTGCCAGGACCTGGTTTACCAGCCTGGAACTGGGAGGAAGTTTCGCGCGCGGTTCCTCTGATATTGCGCCATTCATCTTTACGGAGACGCCATTGATAGGAAAGCATAACCTTGAGAATATCCTGCTGGCGACGACAACTGCGAGATTGCTGGGTGTTCCTGACGAGATTATCGCCGCGACGGTGCGTAGTTTTCACGGAGTTCCTCACAGATTGGAGGAGGTCGCGGTTATCAACGGAGTGCGCTTCATCAACGATAGTACCAGTACGACTCCGGTGGCAGGGCGGATCGCTCTGGAAGCTTTCGATGGTCCGATAGTGCTGGTCGCGGGTGGCAATACGAAATTTCTACCGCTTGAAGATTGGCCGCGAACGATTGTGCAGCGCTGCCGGAACGTGATTCTGCTCAAGGGGACAGGTACAGATGAGTTGTTGCCGGTGCTGCAACAGGAGGCCGAGAAATACGGGATCCCTGACCCCGTATGCGGCGTTTTCGATGATTTCACGACCGCAATGAATGAGGCCGTTTCGCTGGCGCGGCCCGGGGATGTGCTCCTCTTTTCGCCGGGTTTTACCAGCTTTGGCATGTTCCTCAATGAGTTCGACCGCGGCGATAAGTTTGTCGCTTATGTACGCGCGTTGAAGTAA
- a CDS encoding Uma2 family endonuclease has protein sequence MTLEIGVEEYFELEERDPDTRYEYLDGYMYIMPGGSANHATIGGNIRDILKGLLRGGPCRAYNSDMKVRVSENRYLYPDVVVSCDARDRGNSDLIRSPRVVVEVLSPSTEARDRGRKLQAYLACPTIEEYLLVDYRTMRIEIYRKEQKKWMYDAFGADDEVELASLGVHFPVADAYEDVIFENGGPVNPQAK, from the coding sequence ATGACGCTAGAGATAGGTGTCGAAGAGTACTTTGAACTCGAAGAGCGCGATCCTGATACGCGCTATGAATATCTTGATGGCTATATGTACATAATGCCGGGTGGAAGCGCCAATCACGCGACTATCGGCGGAAATATCCGTGACATTCTGAAAGGTTTACTTCGCGGTGGCCCTTGCCGCGCCTACAATTCGGATATGAAAGTGCGTGTCTCGGAGAATCGTTACCTTTATCCTGATGTGGTGGTGAGTTGCGATGCGCGTGATCGAGGGAATAGCGATCTGATCCGATCACCACGCGTTGTCGTTGAAGTACTCTCTCCAAGTACGGAGGCTCGCGACCGTGGAAGAAAACTGCAAGCCTATCTTGCCTGTCCTACCATTGAGGAGTATCTGTTGGTGGACTACAGGACTATGAGGATAGAGATATATCGCAAAGAGCAGAAAAAATGGATGTATGATGCTTTTGGCGCTGATGATGAGGTTGAGCTTGCTTCCCTGGGGGTGCATTTTCCCGTTGCCGATGCCTACGAGGATGTGATTTTTGAAAACGGCGGGCCGGTAAACCCACAGGCGAAATGA
- a CDS encoding AAA family ATPase produces the protein MRIHIIGGPGSGKTTLAQRIAAHFRIPFYELDVIGWEGGVGAERSLEDRLRDIHQIAVSSDWVTEGAFIEWTDELFQASDHIVWLDLPWIIAAWRIVTRHVRASLAGTNRHKGFFKLLRFLAHSRIYYTSKDPSMGHSRMIAATYLAAYGEKVIHCRRPSKVEAFFKALITEENQ, from the coding sequence TTGCGTATTCACATCATTGGAGGGCCTGGAAGCGGAAAAACCACGCTGGCGCAACGCATAGCGGCACATTTTCGCATTCCTTTTTATGAATTGGATGTCATTGGTTGGGAAGGAGGAGTAGGAGCTGAACGCTCTTTAGAGGACCGGTTGCGTGATATTCATCAAATAGCTGTGTCATCCGATTGGGTCACAGAGGGCGCTTTTATCGAATGGACGGATGAGCTCTTTCAGGCATCCGATCATATCGTATGGCTTGATCTCCCCTGGATCATTGCCGCGTGGCGTATTGTAACTCGTCACGTGCGAGCAAGTCTCGCGGGAACTAACCGGCATAAAGGATTCTTTAAACTGCTGCGTTTTCTTGCGCACAGCAGGATATATTATACCAGCAAAGATCCCTCAATGGGGCATTCGCGAATGATAGCAGCTACTTATCTAGCCGCTTATGGCGAGAAAGTGATCCATTGCCGGCGTCCGTCGAAGGTTGAAGCGTTCTTCAAGGCGCTCATTACCGAAGAAAACCAATGA
- a CDS encoding ATP-binding protein has protein sequence MQPEPSARLEHILELMPVGVASLNCTDMRLLYVNSYFVSLLPQPWQTQNVVGHLLEEVLPGELLRVVQPEARAVCVTGQKAVLSEVPYEGFLEERGRTYWHISIELFTPDVPPGTQPQSENYNAEPTLLITIEDVTNHVRSRLHLAAIHHISSAIAGRFALPVVLDRILEAVQSLAGSTRCAVILRDYSISNGEYLLSGLEERTFTGPDTHHPPETAPTVTVAAQKGLHLSVQDWHPQVSEQLLLGRVMRSRRSLVISDTSTVPEIEFPLLDDNGIPRRPGSVVCVPIFEPTPGPSIGELSNSRGNAFWHKPKGDVLGTIEVYHRRARGLPKEEVELLEQFAQQAGLAIQNARLFLRIDHLARTARRHARQQENVMQAIPDGVIIYDARWRVVDFNNAIRNLLGWTNDVIGLHISEALAHSTALYPPDAPPFEQMTAELERFPHEKRIDEFKLHGADGHYYTIRRSKAPIQDELGNIFAFVVVYHDVTEQAAARERTESEVIARTAELAQRNQALQEAQEALELESARLELLLERLPSGVLLISANDNRIILSNHQATELLYRMGCIPSNGSSPFPEDMDAAVKQTTGMNIEDLLRGVLVYRASGSLIPYEEQPLFLALNKGEASEAELHLTASDGQTLYLLAKAAPLRANDGTITNAVLVWQDITRLKALERVREDFFTTMAHELKTPLANIRAHISALQANDLQWSHEQQLDFLKTADEQVNRLVEMINNFLDASRVEAGALRLEREPILLPEMVEDLQDRLEALISSSQRQLEISVPVDLPAVSADYELIMSVLTNLLSNAFRYAPEGDIVRLEAEVVYDEEDEQPVGVEIRVIDRGPGITEERQAELFTRFSTFANLRRPAPDRPGQPMVAKRPGTARWSAATGLGLYISRGIIEAHGSTLRLQSSPGQGAVFAFTLPLAVPARKED, from the coding sequence ATGCAGCCAGAGCCATCCGCCCGGCTTGAACATATTCTCGAACTCATGCCAGTGGGAGTCGCCAGCCTCAACTGCACAGACATGCGCCTCCTTTATGTCAACTCGTACTTCGTCTCACTACTTCCACAGCCATGGCAAACTCAAAATGTGGTTGGTCACTTGCTGGAGGAAGTACTGCCCGGTGAATTGCTCAGGGTAGTGCAACCGGAAGCGCGAGCAGTCTGTGTCACAGGTCAAAAGGCCGTCCTCAGCGAGGTGCCTTATGAAGGCTTTCTCGAAGAACGCGGACGTACCTACTGGCATATCTCTATCGAGCTTTTTACGCCCGACGTTCCGCCCGGCACACAACCACAATCTGAAAATTATAACGCAGAACCAACGCTCCTCATCACCATTGAGGACGTTACGAATCATGTTCGTTCAAGGCTGCACCTGGCAGCCATTCACCATATCTCATCAGCAATCGCGGGCAGATTTGCGCTTCCTGTGGTGCTTGATCGCATCCTCGAAGCCGTTCAGAGCCTGGCAGGCTCAACACGTTGTGCCGTGATTTTGAGGGATTATTCGATCTCAAATGGCGAATACCTCCTTTCCGGGCTTGAGGAGCGGACCTTTACTGGCCCAGACACACATCATCCGCCGGAGACTGCTCCCACAGTAACGGTTGCCGCTCAGAAAGGATTACATCTGAGCGTCCAGGATTGGCATCCACAGGTAAGCGAACAGCTGCTACTGGGAAGGGTCATGCGCAGCCGCCGCTCGCTGGTCATTTCAGACACAAGCACTGTGCCCGAAATAGAGTTTCCACTGCTCGACGATAACGGCATACCTCGCCGCCCCGGCTCAGTTGTGTGTGTTCCGATATTTGAGCCGACACCAGGTCCCAGTATAGGAGAGCTTTCCAACTCCAGGGGAAACGCCTTTTGGCATAAACCAAAAGGCGACGTGCTGGGCACAATCGAAGTCTACCACCGGCGCGCTCGTGGCCTGCCCAAAGAGGAAGTTGAGTTATTGGAGCAATTCGCGCAACAGGCCGGGCTTGCGATACAAAATGCCCGCCTGTTCCTGCGCATCGATCACCTGGCGCGTACCGCCAGAAGGCACGCGCGCCAGCAAGAAAACGTCATGCAGGCTATTCCAGACGGGGTAATCATCTACGATGCCCGCTGGCGGGTAGTTGATTTCAATAACGCTATCCGCAACCTGTTAGGATGGACAAACGATGTCATTGGCTTGCATATTAGCGAGGCTCTTGCACATAGTACAGCCCTCTATCCTCCAGATGCTCCTCCTTTCGAACAAATGACAGCAGAACTTGAGCGTTTCCCTCACGAAAAACGCATTGATGAATTCAAGTTGCATGGCGCCGATGGACACTATTACACAATACGCCGCTCAAAGGCCCCTATACAGGATGAGCTTGGCAATATCTTCGCCTTTGTGGTCGTCTATCATGATGTTACCGAACAGGCAGCGGCGCGGGAGCGTACCGAATCAGAAGTCATTGCTCGTACTGCCGAACTGGCACAGCGCAATCAGGCACTTCAGGAAGCGCAAGAAGCCCTGGAATTGGAAAGCGCCCGCCTGGAATTGCTCTTAGAGCGTTTGCCCTCCGGCGTGTTACTGATCTCAGCCAACGATAATCGCATTATTCTGAGCAACCACCAGGCCACAGAACTACTGTACCGCATGGGGTGCATTCCATCGAATGGTTCATCTCCGTTCCCTGAAGATATGGATGCCGCTGTTAAGCAGACCACCGGCATGAATATCGAGGACTTGCTGCGTGGCGTCCTGGTTTATAGGGCCTCCGGCTCTCTGATACCATATGAGGAACAGCCACTTTTCCTTGCCCTCAATAAAGGAGAGGCCAGTGAAGCCGAACTCCATCTCACCGCATCCGATGGCCAGACGCTGTACCTGCTCGCCAAAGCCGCACCATTGCGCGCCAATGATGGCACCATTACCAACGCTGTGCTGGTCTGGCAAGATATTACCAGGCTCAAGGCCCTGGAACGTGTGCGTGAAGACTTCTTCACAACCATGGCCCACGAATTGAAAACACCCCTCGCCAATATTCGCGCTCATATCAGCGCGCTACAGGCCAACGATTTGCAGTGGTCGCACGAACAGCAACTGGACTTTCTGAAGACAGCCGACGAACAGGTCAATCGTTTAGTAGAAATGATCAACAATTTTCTCGATGCCTCGCGTGTCGAGGCAGGAGCCTTGCGCCTCGAACGAGAGCCTATTCTGTTGCCTGAAATGGTTGAAGACCTACAAGATCGCCTGGAAGCCCTGATCTCTTCTTCACAGCGTCAATTGGAGATTAGCGTACCGGTCGATTTACCGGCAGTGAGCGCGGATTATGAGCTTATTATGAGCGTTCTCACCAATCTGCTCAGTAATGCTTTCCGCTATGCACCGGAGGGGGACATTGTGCGTCTCGAAGCAGAGGTGGTCTACGATGAAGAAGACGAGCAGCCGGTGGGCGTCGAGATTCGTGTGATCGACCGCGGACCTGGTATCACAGAGGAGCGACAGGCTGAACTGTTTACCCGCTTCAGCACCTTCGCGAATCTGAGACGCCCGGCGCCTGATCGACCGGGCCAGCCCATGGTCGCGAAACGACCAGGGACTGCCAGGTGGAGCGCGGCGACCGGCCTGGGCCTTTATATCAGTCGCGGTATTATCGAGGCCCATGGCAGCACGCTCAGGTTGCAGAGCAGCCCGGGGCAGGGGGCGGTTTTCGCTTTCACTCTTCCGCTCGCCGTCCCGGCTCGCAAAGAGGATTAA
- a CDS encoding response regulator — protein MPVSDKKVRILCVEDDAQMRSFLLAQLKARNYQVQAVRDGAQAIDLAAIFEPQLILLDLSLPTLDGLTFLRRLREWSSAPVIVLSAHDEELVKIKALDQGADDYLTKPFSLNELLARVRVALRRADEAARLRSSKGDDSQRPVYRCGGEQGLVVDFAHRTVRSGGKEIHLTPTEYDLLCELTRNAGKVLTHRELLQRVWGPDYSAENTYLRTFIRHLRRKLEPDPAQPRFLLNELGVGYFVPPPDDKEP, from the coding sequence ATGCCAGTATCAGATAAAAAAGTTCGTATCCTTTGCGTCGAAGATGATGCGCAAATGCGCTCTTTTCTTCTGGCGCAGTTGAAAGCGAGAAATTATCAGGTTCAGGCAGTGCGTGATGGAGCCCAGGCTATCGATCTTGCTGCCATTTTCGAGCCGCAGCTCATTCTCCTCGACCTCTCATTGCCTACCCTGGACGGCCTGACCTTTCTAAGGCGCTTGCGCGAATGGAGCAGCGCACCTGTGATTGTTCTCTCAGCCCATGACGAGGAACTGGTCAAAATCAAGGCCCTCGATCAAGGTGCCGACGACTATCTGACCAAACCTTTTAGCCTGAATGAATTGTTGGCTCGCGTCCGTGTGGCCTTGCGCCGCGCGGACGAGGCAGCTCGCCTGCGCAGCAGCAAGGGTGACGATTCGCAGCGCCCCGTCTATCGCTGTGGCGGCGAACAGGGGCTGGTCGTGGATTTTGCGCATCGCACGGTTCGCTCCGGCGGCAAAGAAATCCACCTGACTCCCACCGAATATGACCTGCTCTGCGAACTCACCCGCAACGCCGGAAAGGTTCTTACCCATCGCGAACTGCTCCAGCGCGTCTGGGGGCCGGACTACAGCGCGGAAAACACTTACCTGCGTACCTTTATTCGTCATTTGCGCCGCAAGCTAGAGCCGGACCCTGCCCAACCGCGCTTCCTGCTCAATGAGTTAGGCGTGGGCTATTTTGTTCCTCCCCCGGATGACAAAGAACCATGA